From the Cryptosporidium parvum Iowa II chromosome 2, whole genome shotgun sequence genome, one window contains:
- a CDS encoding U5 small nuclear ribonucleoprotein 200kDA helicase, Pre-mRNA splicing helicase BRR2 2 (RNA helicase plus Sec63 domain), with translation MPAKHDDICSLYPYTGIIWKELSRISAQLSQESLIDETNCNNEEIKFNIMADLIRLLSKPRLFLEESMNNFMIETMDLFGNDGIFLTSIVLENLENLILEIEQLLCNNNNKQIFQNKENITKEECINLVGIIFSYVDISNSNSLQDEHRLEYNEAIKNTSQNNTSIYKFVSDDFQNKIDFSVEEPKVVTTKTELFEKVFISPLIIPASVSKELESQLISTEKLNKKLRSAFKGLKMFNFVQSKVFSSIYLSNRNVLVAAPTGSGKTNIALLAILRSISDFVGINTLDSDSVSEHYKEPDPIKFKIVFIAPMKSLVSEITRKYSVALQELRIKVVEVTSDAAVPKEVIDRNHIIVTVPEKLDIMTRTYTFDDNTGQVNLFNSLQCVILDEIHMLGDERGPSVEAIVSRILYNVEISQRPIRLVGLSATLPNWEDFATFLNVNKNDAFFFSQALRPTPLEKTIIGVNEKRVDIEKKREIRKKNDKTSNQDSSLNKEKQREERQKDKISKQINSKEDISSISDLYNSIAFKIVLDCLEKNEQALVFVHSRNETLSTALYFKRMLNIHSIKSSFNRGTSCSDNNQEFDGSIKNLIKKKTIGNHFSTDEMNKVNKKEFSGNYLLKALRDCDNSSIKDLFNFGLGIHHAGLISSQRKLSEALFSQGLIRVLITTATLAWGVNLPARHVIIKGTNVYDSKKGSFKDLGILDILQIFGRAGRPQFEKLGSAYMITSSDKVQSYVKKLTFQAPIESQLSNESNLCNLLNAEIARGSILNAKDASRWLKYTFLVTRVKKSPIAYGFKAEEIINDPNLAQFCYNNISKCLDLLYQSKLIRYNIINEEVSPTHYGRLASKYYIDFNTANIFRKLILEDERNSESGSCLSDFNILEIVGKAKEFSSMAPREEEIEELENIVCNRQVASIVKKRIDVTNVSSKVALLLIAYSLRIEITTPTLVMDSIYISQNGARILRFIFELIQLSTFGVSERAQRVLEWSKMLEMRIFYTQSVLRHFVYFSSLDKTLNPNETFASERSNRNTKFKGPLKIGSIKKLEDYASWEMIKDLAICELKHIVYSDAEKISEYIKYIPKIDFKEALVSPVTLKIVRLGIKLYPNWKWSQRWHGIREKFYLWVTNPNDGAILYTNQVQVTQKSVNSTISITDLIPIPDEDPPFFLNIRIISDKWVNLDFEIDFNLRPALDNFTQSSYIQKEFLQTNSEFNSISLNSIPDITELLNIPPIPIKSLKYPEIIDYYNNKKIFFLNPVQSQLFHILFYSDENIFLGAPTGSGKTMVAEIAIFRALFADLDSKISISKLKPESKKKSKIVYIAPLKSLANERFNDWKFLFSNTLGLNVVLITGSSQTSLLELEKASIIISTPEKWESFTRRWWAKSRSFVQDIKLIIFDEIHLIGQEPRGSVVETLVCKTRFISHFIEKYTVNKKIRSLSLSTSLSNAKELSSWLEVGASGYYNFPPEIRPVPCTVYISGFQEKNYCPRMATMNRPIYNKILTHSPKKPVIIFVASRRQTRITAMSLSHMCYCEGQPNRFINTEQKDSFGLSLAGSIRMAKDKSLKQTLESGIGIHHAGLSESDRNLVENLFLNGMIQIVVATSTLAWGVNFPAHFAIIKGTEYFDAKLGQYIDYPITDVLQMVGRSGRPQYDSHSVACIMTLEAKKPFYKRFLYDSLPLESCFGVSPLIEIFNAEVSSLSIKSIPDAICFLSNSFFFKRVVINPAFYDPNVFQVEIAQAEGQTSLLDVPRVRLIVYILEKLINDTLRALIELKCIRISFCRQDDHSTSSKYNLTSNSYFQNNLKDSRELYELEQEVDGLKPGKSEYSENQNCTWSKLFPNINKVTEIFSNNSPPISIFPTLLGQISSFFYIKCCTISKMNKFLNYKVLKNHFVSWVEILSLISQAQEFETYPVRHNEDKICTKMLKYLPFGKLPFEPMTSPHQKVFILLQANIFSIPVTVVDFINDINSILDQVPRILHAFIQLNKLGNYLSPSAFSSTVLLLESLQQKCHPFVSPFYQIPQTKNVSFDIFESKFKSKSLYEIAFKTVVSKEINIRKELNDANLNIEQILNFLYEIPLFQLKSTIVSVQANNLTILVEICIKDDRKVFPSYWFNLSWVYIEDRKANKLVFLERLSKSRFKLMENERHYLHYNFNVSLTLTNLSKIQNYKVSIVSEKYLGTQVSYIFE, from the coding sequence ATGCCAGCTAAACACGATGACATCTGTTCGTTATATCCATATACTGGTATTATTTGGAAGGAGCTTAGCAGAATTTCAGCTCAACTTTCTCAAGAAAGCCTAATTGATGAGACAAATtgtaataatgaagaaattaagtTCAATATAATGGCCGATCTGATAAGGCTCCTATCAAAGCCACGCCTTTTTCTAGAAGAAAGCATGAACAATTTTATGATTGAGACTATGGATTTGTTTGGAAACGATGGAATATTTTTAACTAGCATAGTGTTGgaaaatttagaaaatttaatattagaaatagaacaattattatgtaacaataataataaacaaatttttcaaaataaagaaaatatcaCTAAGGAAGAATGTATTAATCTGGTTGGTATTATCTTTAGTTATGTAGATATTTCCAATTCTAATAGTCTTCAAGATGAGCACAGATTAGAATATAATGAAGCTATAAAAAATACGAGCCAAAACAATACAAGcatatataaatttgtATCGGAtgattttcaaaataagaTTGACTTTTCGGTGGAAGAACCAAAAGTTGTTACAACAAAAACCGAACTTTTTGAAAAGGTCTTCATTTCTCCATTAATCATTCCAGCATCAgtttcaaaagaattagAATCCCAACTAATATCAActgaaaaattaaataagaaattaagATCAGCATTTAAAGGTTTAAAAATGTTTAACTTTGTTCAGTCAAAGGTATTCAGTTCAATTTACCTATCAAACAGAAATGTTTTGGTTGCTGCACCAACTGGTTCTGGGAAAACTAATATCGCTTTACTTGCCATTCTAAGATCAATTTCCGATTTTGTCGGAATAAATACACTAGATTCGGACAGTGTTTCTGAACATTATAAAGAGCCAGACCCAATTAAGTTCAAGATTGTGTTCATTGCACCAATGAAATCATTAGTTTCTGAAATAACTCGAAAGTACTCTGTAGCTTTACAAGAACTTAGGATTAAGGTTGTTGAAGTTACATCTGATGCAGCTGTTCCAAAGGAAGTGATAGATAGAAATCACATTATTGTGACTGTTCCCGAGAAACTTGACATAATGACACGAACTTATACCTTTGATGATAACACAGGGCAAGTTAActtatttaattctctCCAATGCGTAATTTTAGATGAAATACATATGTTGGGAGATGAAAGAGGTCCTTCAGTTGAAGCAATAGTATCTAGAATTTTGTATAATGTTGAGATCAGTCAAAGGCCAATAAGGCTAGTAGGTCTTTCTGCAACTCTTCCAAATTGGGAAGATTTTGCAACCTTCTTGAATGTAAACAAAAATGACGCGTTTTTCTTTAGTCAAGCATTACGTCCTACCCCTTTAGAGAAAACAATTATAGGAGTCAATGAAAAGCGAGtagatattgaaaaaaaaagagaaatacgaaaaaaaaatgataaaactTCAAATCAAGATAGCTCTctaaataaagaaaaacaaagaGAAGAAAGACAGAAAGATAAAATATCAAAGCAGATTAATTCAAAGGAAGATATTTCTAGTATTTCAGACTTGTATAATTCCATTGCATTTAAAATTGTTTTAGATTGCttggaaaaaaatgagCAAGCGTTAGTTTTTGTACATTCTAGAAATGAAACTCTTTCTACTGCactttattttaaaagaatgtTAAACATCCACTCTATAAAAAGTAGTTTTAATCGAGGAACTTCGTGCTCAGATAATAATCAAGAATTTGATGGAAGCATTAAGAacttaattaaaaaaaaaactattgGAAATCATTTTTCAACAGATGAAATgaataaagttaataaaaaagaatttagtGGTAACTACTTGCTAAAAGCACTTAGAGACTGTGataattcatcaattaAAGACCTATTCAATTTTGGCTTAGGGATTCACCATGCAGGACTAATTTCAAGCCAAAGAAAACTTTCTGAAGCACTATTTTCTCAAGGTCTAATTAGAGTTCTGATTACAACAGCGACATTAGCATGGGGTGTTAATTTACCTGCAAGACATGTTATTATCAAGGGGACTAATGTATATGATAGCAAGAAAGGTAGTTTTAAGGATCTTGGAATTTTAGATATACTTCAAATATTCGGGCGTGCAGGAAGACCTCAATTTGAGAAGCTTGGATCTGCATATATGATAACATCTAGCGATAAAGTACAAAGTTATGTCAAAAAGCTGACATTTCAAGCTCCTATTGAATCGCAACTTTCAAATGAATCTAATTTGTGTAATTTGCTTAATGCTGAAATAGCTAGGGGTTCAATTTTAAATGCCAAAGATGCAAGCAGATGGTTGAAATATACTTTCCTTGTAACTAGAGTTAAAAAATCTCCAATAGCATATGGGTTCAAAGctgaagaaataataaatgacCCAAATTTAGCACAGTTTTGTTACAACAATATAAGCAAATGTTTAGATTTACTCTATCAATCCAAGCTAATACGTTACAATATAATCAATGAAGAAGTCAGCCCCACTCACTATGGAAGATTAGCATCAAAATACTACATCGATTTCAATACtgcaaatatttttagGAAGCTTATATTAGAAGATGAACGCAATTCTGAAAGTGGCTCTTGTTTAAGTGACTTCAATATCTTAGAAATTGTTGGCAAGGCTAAAGAGTTTTCAAGTATGGCCCCAAGAGaggaagaaattgaagaacTAGAGAATATAGTTTGCAACCGCCAAGTTGCGAGTATTGTCAAGAAAAGAATAGATGTTACTAATGTTAGTTCCAAAGTTGCGCTTCTTCTAATCGCATATTCACTTCGAATCGAAATAACTACTCCGACCCTTGTAATGGACAGCATTTACATTTCTCAAAATGGAGCAAGAATCTTgagatttatttttgaattgaTTCAACTTAGCACTTTTGGAGTTTCAGAAAGAGCACAAAGAGTATTGGAATGGTCTAAAATGCTGGAAATGCGAATTTTTTATACTCAATCAGTCTTAAGACATTTTGTATACTTTTCTTCTCTAGATAAAACCTTAAACCCTAATGAGACTTTTGCTTCTGAGCGTTCGAATAGAAATACAAAGTTTAAAGGCCCACTAAAAATTGGctctattaaaaaattagaagACTATGCATCATGGGAAATGATAAAAGATCTAGCAATTTGTGAATTAAAACACATTGTTTATTCTGATGCAGAAAAAATATCGGagtatataaaatatatccCGAAAATTGATTTCAAAGAAGCGCTTGTATCTCCAGTTACATTGAAGATAGTTAGACTTGGGATTAAACTTTACCCTAATTGGAAATGGAGCCAAAGATGGCATGGAATAAGAGAAAAATTTTATCTTTGGGTTACAAATCCTAACGATGGAGCAATTCTTTATACTAACCAGGTCCAAGTAACACAAAAAAGTGTGAATAGTACTATTTCAATCACGGACTTAATTCCAATTCCAGATGAAGATCcaccattttttttaaatattagaattatatCTGATAAGTGGGTTaatcttgattttgaaatcGATTTCAATCTTAGGCCTGCTTTAGATAATTTTACCCAATCAtcttatattcaaaaagaatttttacAAACAAATAGTGAATTCAATTCTATCtcattaaattcaattcCAGATATAACTGAACTCCTTAACATACCCCCAATTCCTATTAAATCGTTAAAGTATCcagaaataattgattattataataataaaaagatattttttttaaatcctGTGCAATCTCAACTTTTCCATATTTTGTTCTATTctgatgaaaatatatttttggGTGCTCCTACTGGATCAGGAAAGACGATGGTTGCAGAAATTGCAATATTTAGAGCTTTATTTGCAGATCTAGACAGTAAAATAAGTATTTCAAAGCTTAAACctgaatcaaaaaaaaaatctaaaataGTTTATATTGCTCCACTTAAGTCTCTTGCAAATGAAAGATTTAATGACTggaaatttttattttcaaataccCTAGGCTTGAATGTTGTATTAATTACTGGAAGCTCTCAAACCTCCTTGTTAGAACTTGAAAAAGCATcgataattatttcaacaCCAGAAAAATGGGAAAGTTTCACAAGAAGATGGTGGGCCAAGTCAAGATCTTTTGTTCAAGATATAAAActcattatttttgatgaaattcatttaatagGTCAAGAACCAAGAGGATCTGTTGTTGAAACCCTGGTTTGTAAAACTAGGTTTATTAGTcattttattgaaaaatacactgtaaataaaaagataAGATCTCTTTCACTTTCTACATCGCTTTCTAATGCAAAAGAGCTCTCTTCTTGGCTAGAAGTTGGTGCTTCTGGCTACTATAATTTTCCCCCAGAGATTAGACCAGTACCTTGCACAGTATATATTTCAGgatttcaagaaaaaaattattgtcCCAGAATGGCTACAATGAACAGGCCAATTTACAATAAAATTCTCACGCACTCTCCAAAAAAGCctgtaataatttttgtagCATCAAGGAGGCAAACAAGAATTACTGCAATGTCTCTATCTCATATGTGCTATTGCGAGGGACAACCAaatagatttattaatactgAGCAAAAAGATAGTTTTGGCCTCAGTTTGGCTGGTTCAATTCGTATGGCAAAAGATAAGTCGCTAAAACAAACCCTAGAATCTGGTATCGGCATTCACCATGCAGGACTTTCTGAATCAGATAGAAACCTTGTTGAAAATCTTTTCTTAAATGGAATGATTCAAATAGTAGTAGCTACATCTACCCTAGCTTGGGGTGTGAATTTTCCTGCTCATTTTGCAATCATCAAAGGAACAGAGTATTTTGATGCAAAACTTGGCCAATACATCGACTACCCAATAACCGATGTACTTCAAATGGTTGGTAGATCAGGAAGACCGCAATACGACTCACATTCAGTTGCCTGCATAATGACACTAGAGGCTAAGAAGCCTTTCTATAAAAGATTTCTTTATGATTCTCTTCCGCTTGAATCATGTTTTGGAGTATCGCCACTAATTGAGATTTTTAATGCTGAAGTATCTTCtctttcaataaaatcaatTCCGGATGCTATATGCTTCCtctcaaattcttttttctttaaaagaGTTGTAATTAATCCAGCATTTTATGATCCGAACGTTTTTCAAGTTGAAATAGCGCAAGCCGAGGGACAAACTTCTTTATTAGATGTTCCAAGAGTAAGACTTATAGTTTATATCTTAGAAAAACTGATCAATGATACATTAAGAGCTTTGATTGAGCTTAAATGCATTCGAATAAGTTTTTGTAGACAAGATGATCATTCAACAAGTTCGAAATATAACCTAACTTCAAACTCatatttccaaaataaTCTCAAGGACTCTAGAGAATTATATGAATTAGAACAAGAAGTCGATGGACTAAAGCCTGGAAAGTCCGAGTATTcagaaaatcaaaattgTACTTGGAGcaaattatttccaaatattaataaagttaccgaaatattttctaataatagCCCTCCAATATCCATATTTCCTACACTATTGGGACAAATATCTTCAttcttttatataaaatGTTGTACCATTTCTAAAATGAAcaaatttcttaattatAAAGTTTTGAAAAACCACTTTGTTTCTTGGGTAGAAATATTGTCTCTTATCTCACAGGCGCAAGAATTCGAAACATATCCTGTCAGGCATAATGAAGACAAAATTTGTACTAAGATGCTTAAGTATTTGCCATTTGGAAAACTACCTTTTGAGCCAATGACGAGTCCGCACCAAAAagtattcatattattacaggcaaatattttttccatCCCAGTTACGGTTGTAGACTTTATAAATGATATCAATTCTATCCTTGATCAAGTTCCAAGAATTCTGCATGCATTTATCCAGCTCAATAAGTTAGGAAATTATCTATCACCAAGCGCATTTAGCTCAACGGTGCTGCTGCTTGAATCTTTACAACAAAAATGTCATCCATTCGTATCTCCTTTTTACCAAATACCCCAAACAAAAAATGTTAGCTTTGACATTTTTGAATCGAAATTCAAATCCAAGTCATTATATGAAATCGCATTCAAGACAGTAgtttcaaaagaaataaatattaggAAAGAATTGAACGATgcaaatttaaatatagaacagatattgaattttttatatgAAATCCCTCTATTTCAGTTAAAGTCGACAATAGTAAGTGTCCAAGCGAATAATTTGACCATACTTGTTGAAATATGTATTAAAGATGATAGAAAAGTGTTCCCTTCATATTGGTTTAACCTATCTTGGGTCTATATTGAAGATAGAAAAGCTAATAAATTAGTATTTCTCGAGAGGCTTTCTAAATCaagattcaaattaatGGAAAATGAAAGACACTATCTTCACTATAACTTCAATGTTTCGTTAACTCTAACAAACTTATCCAAAATCCAAAATTACAAAGTTTCTATAGTTTCAGAAAAATACCTCGGCACTCAGGTAtcatatatttttgaataa
- a CDS encoding dCMP deaminase, Dcd1p like, with protein MIIVGLIGFDNVVAEYAFRFIVERFSFKGIRLVDCERNCNFDNAANKLKSTNKLESHFKTFGEECGKKAIRQICFCGSDSEESYDDCIRFRAKKAFMISTTDLNSSYVISKITKENEFDIFSNTFFVSLAIDLPLISKLSLLETNYENANFEEVEKSIEVLKNSPGKLKELASILVQDFEEKKRGICRLVRRSDYYISYFTDFSDLEKKLINLGLSKIDSRPNWDEYFMKIAKLASQRSNCVSRKVGSVIVKDKKIISTGYNGTPKNMKNCFEGGCTRCSNPNRVEGKSLETCSCMHAETNALLFAGIDKCIGATIYVTLMPCISCTKNIIQCEIERVVFTTEYAIPDEISTIKLLRDSNVKVDRLVEKQSCL; from the coding sequence ATGATAATAGTAGGATTAATTGGATTTGATAACGTAGTTGCAGAATATGCATTCAGGTTCATTGTGGAAAGGTTTAGTTTCAAAGGAATAAGACTCGTAGATTGTGAGCGAAATTGCAATTTTGATAATGCAGCGAACAAGTTAAAATCAACTAATAAGTTAGAAAGCCATTTTAAAACTTTTGGGGAGGAATGTGGCAAAAAAGCAATAAGACAAATTTGCTTTTGCGGAAGCGATTCAGAGGAATCTTATGATGATTGTATTAGGTTCAGAGCAAAGAAAGCTTTCATGATATCAACTACAGATTTGAACTCAAGTTAtgttatttcaaaaataacaaaagaaaatgaatttgatatCTTTTCAAATACATTTTTTGTTAGTTTGGCTATAGATCTACCTTTGATTTCTAAGCTTTCTTTGCTAGAAACGAATTACGAGAATgcaaattttgaagaagtTGAAAAATCTATTGAggtattaaaaaattccCCAGGAAAGTTAAAAGAACTTGCCTCAATATTGGTTCAAGATTttgaagagaaaaaaaggGGTATTTGTAGACTGGTAAGAAGATCTGATTATTATATCAGCTATTTCACAGATTTTTCCGATTTGGAGAAAAAGTTGATTAATCTCGGGCTATCTAAAATAGATTCACGCCCAAACTGggatgaatattttatgAAAATTGCAAAACTAGCGTCTCAAAGGTCTAACTGTGTTTCAAGAAAAGTTGGATCGGTAATTGTTAAAGacaaaaaaatcattagTACAGGGTATAATGGGACTCCAAAGAATATGAAGAATTGTTTCGAAGGTGGGTGTACAAGATGCTCTAACCCAAATAGAGTAGAGGGAAAATCATTGGAAACTTGCtcatgcatgcatgcagaGACAAATGCATTACTGTTTGCTGGGATTGATAAGTGTATTGGAGCAACTATATACGTTACATTGATGCCCTGTATCTCTTGTACGAAAAATATCATTCAATGTGAAATTGAAAGGGTCGTATTTACTACTGAGTATGCAATTCCAGACGAGATTTCCACCATTAAATTACTTAGAGATTCAAATGTAAAGGTGGATAGATTAGTGGAAAAACAGTCATGTTTATGA
- a CDS encoding hypothetical protein (similar to HOR3160w), whose amino-acid sequence MPPKNQSKQERGQQRALEKQKQKIIEDKTFGLKNKNKSKSVQKYIKSVTSQINNSKGGQVNQELKAAQAKEEKKKQAQQQALLAALFKGTENIKKVSAEDARKVDPSTIKAEQKIDLYIDQRDQKQNSGSKKAPLSQEPTSFSTEIICKHFLSAVEKKQYGWFWVCPEGGDNCKYRHCLPVGYVIKEQESDDGGDIEGEEETLEERIERQRLELPGPGTPVTFETFMEWKKKKEKEEEEKAKADAAKQGKQMSGRDLFVYDPSLFVDDEDAAGGDTYEIDEDAFLSDDDIPEMNAYSEIIEEEENQVESIENDHKDRDKNSPEVKINHSIFQNEIDLPEE is encoded by the coding sequence ATGCCACCAAAGAACCAGAGTAAGCAAGAGAGAGGGCAACAAAGAGCCTTAGAAAAGcagaaacaaaaaatcaTTGAGGACAAAACGTTCGGACTaaagaataaaaacaaaagtAAAAGCGTACAGAAATACATAAAATCTGTAACTTCCCAAATAAACAACTCGAAAGGAGGGCAAGTTAACCAGGAGCTTAAAGCAGCGCAGgcaaaagaagaaaaaaagaagcaGGCACAACAGCAAGCTCTCTTAGCTGCTCTATTTAAAGGTACtgaaaatatcaaaaaagtTTCTGCAGAAGATGCACGCAAAGTTGATCCCTCAACAATTAAAGCAGAGCAAAAAATTGACCTTTATATTGATCAAAGAGatcaaaaacaaaattctGGCTCAAAAAAAGCTCCTTTGAGCCAAGAACCAACATCATTTAGCACAGAAATTATATGCAAGCACTTCCTTTCAGCTGTTGAGAAGAAACAATATGGATGGTTTTGGGTATGTCCAGAAGGAGGCGACAATTGCAAATATCGTCATTGTTTGCCAGTGGGTTATGTAATTAAAGAACAAGAAAGTGATGACGGTGGAGACATAGAAGGTGAAGAAGAAACATTAGAGGAAAGAATTGAAAGGCAAAGGCTTGAGCTTCCAGGCCCAGGAACGCCTGTAACATTTGAAACTTTTATGGAatggaagaaaaaaaaagaaaaggaagaaGAGGAGAAGGCTAAGGCTGATGCAGCAAAACAAGGCAAACAAATGTCTGGACGGGACCTGTTTGTTTACGACCCATCACTTTTCgttgatgatgaagatgcTGCTGGAGGAGATACATatgaaattgatgaagatgCATTCCTTTCAGATGATGATATTCCAGAAATGAATGCCTATAGCGAAATAATTGAGGAAGAAGAGAATCAAGTTGAAAGTATCGAAAATGATCATAAAGACAGGGACAAAAATTCGCCTGAAgttaaaataaatcattcCATTTTCCAAAATGAAATAGATTTGCCAgaagaataa